The following proteins are encoded in a genomic region of Montipora foliosa isolate CH-2021 chromosome 10, ASM3666993v2, whole genome shotgun sequence:
- the LOC137973983 gene encoding retinol dehydrogenase 8-like yields MSDCYFKLSHYNPITEDISCTNKNMAPQIVLISGCSSGIGLATAVYLAKDDEKRFKVYATMRNLAKKGQLEDKGKENLGDTLIIKQMDVCSDESVNKAVKEILDTEGKIDVLFNNAGIGMFRIPLEFVPMEMVKELFEVNYFGALRLIQAVIPSMKARQSGVIINNSSHYGIVGVPFVEIYCSSKFAIEGLTESIAPIMQHFNIRCCLLEPGPVRTTILPKAEDWCQKSVEASPADPKTRTMIELLTTNVKKEFERCMQDCEEVAQYVKEVILGERCDLRYQTNEKFGSLEVAAKLVDPTGNKSVDIINKRYLSEQNQP; encoded by the exons ATGAGTGACTGCTACTTCAAATTGTCACATTATAATCCCATAACAGAAGACATTAGCTGCACAAACAAGAACATGGCTCCTCAAATCGTGTTGATCTCTGGTTGTTCTAGCGGCATTGGGCTCGCCACCGCTGTGTATCTTGCTAAAGATGACGAGAAACGCTTCAAGGTTTACGCCACCATGAGAAATTTGGCAAAGAAAGGACAGCTGGAggacaaaggaaaggaaaatctTGGAGATACGTTGATAATCAAGCAAATGGATGTGTGCAGCGACGAGTCAGTCAACAAAGCTGTGAAAGAAATCCTCGACACAGAAGGAAAAATTGATGTGTTGT TCAATAACGCCGGTATTGGGATGTTTCGTATTCCTTTGGAATTTGTTCCTATGGAAATGGTCAAGGAGCTTTTTGAGGTCAACTATTTTGGCGCCCTGAGGCTAATCCAAGCAGTGATCCCAAGCATGAAAGCGAGGCAGAGTGGCGTCATCATTAACAACAGTAGTCACTATGGAATTGTGGGAGTTCCTTTCGTAGAGATTTATTGCTCATCGAAATTTGCCATTGAAGGGCTGACAGAAAGCATAGCCCCAATTATGCAACACTTTAACATTAg GTGCTGTTTGTTGGAACCAGGCCCAGTGCGGACTACGATATTACCGAAGGCAGAGGACTGGTGCCAGAAAAGCGTGGAGGCATCGCCCGCTGACCCGAAGACAAGAACCATGATAGAGCTTCTTACAACGAATGTGAAAAAGGAGTTTGAAAGATGCATGCAAGATTGCGAGGAGGTCGCTCAGTACGTAAAGGAAGTCATTCTTGGGGAAAGATGTGACCTACGGTACCAAACAAACGAGAAATTTGGATCTTTAGAAGTGGCTGCCAAGCTAGTTGACCCCACTGGAAATAAATCAGTGGACATTATAAACAAACGCTATCTTTCTGAACAAAACCAGCCATGA